A stretch of DNA from Canis aureus isolate CA01 chromosome 13, VMU_Caureus_v.1.0, whole genome shotgun sequence:
ACGCCGTCCTTCCCgggcccccgcgccgcccgccgcccgccccccgcccccgccccccgcccggacATACCAGGGACGGAGCTGGCTGGGCCGCGCCTTCTGCCCCGACATGCACGGACTCGGGAAGTTCTTCCTGGGGCTTTATCTCGCAGCCTCTCCCTTAcaatttctgtctctctttttggggaggaggaggaggggcgaTGATAAAGATAGTTAATGTCGGCCGTACAAGAAACATTATTAAAGTTACTCCCTGGTCCTTTCTGTTCTTGATAAACAGATCCGGCTCCTTCCTCTCCAGTTCTCCTCTCCATTCCCTAAGTCGCCCTGATGGCTCTTCAATacgacaaatatttactgattgcTTCCTGCTTAGGCACCAGGCACCGTGCTTAGCACCGAGGGGGACGAGCAGAGACGAGGGGCTGGGGGCGCCCGGCCCTGGGCACAGTGCAACCCTGACGGGGCTCCGAATTCCCAGGCGGCGAGCTCAGACCCGATCCATACTGACGGAATGCCCGTTCACACATTTAGTCGGAGAGGATCCTCACAATAATACCCTGGAGGATAAGGCCTGCACTTCCAGGTACGGAAAATGAAGCCAAAGGGTCTCGCCACTGGCCTAGCAGCTCAGGGACCCGCAGAGCAAGCCCGGCATTTCACATGGTCGGGCCACTGCCACCAAAGGAAATTAATGCACATGCGGATTGAGCTGGGAGTAGACTCAGAACTTCTCGGAATCCCTTTAAGTGTGATTCCCACTCCCCAGGAAAAAGGAAGGGACGCAGTGCTCCAGGGAGTGTTGGCCCGGCACCACTtgcttcccaggaccctgactgtCAGGACTAACCCCCAGGCGTCTTCTGGCCCCGTCTTCTTCTAccaacagtaataataataatgttaatagCCACTAACAAGTATTGGGCACTTAAGTGGTAGGTGCCAGGCTGAGCTAGTTCactgcattttctcttttaatacgCAAAGCAACTAACTCCTTGAGTGTTGTATAGGCATCCGTATTGTTAACTTCCCTTGATAGATAAGGAGACAGagattaggtaacttgcccaaggtcatccgaggagatctgggatttgaacacaggtCTGGTTTTGCTCCAGATCCCAGGCTCGACTCCTTTCCTATTTTTGATCCATGGAGCATATATTCGGGCGCAGCTCAGCTTCTGAATAAGCCTCTGGTATACGGGCATCAGGCATATCTGTGTGAGCTCATCGCATCACTGATGGCTGTTAAGTGCCCACCGCGAGTCAACAAGCCCTCACAGTCATGTTGTTAGCCCCCTTTTTATTACTCAGTCTGAACAAACCGAGGTGCAAACAGGTAGAATAAtgtacccaaagtcacacagctgggaaagcAACAAAGCTGAGATTCTAGACCAGGTGGGCCTGACTGCAAGGCAAATTCTAGCTCTCAAAAATAGTCATTGCTGCGGTAGTGTCCTGCCCAGGACTGACCATTTGGGGACTATTTTCTAAACGTATCTAGCTGCAAATGAACACTgtaacactaaaaacaaaaacaaaaacaaaaaccgcCCCGCTATGAACAGGGATCCCCATCTACTAAGTTAGCATCCAGTCCAGAGTAAATCCttcaagaaaggaagaagagagggggaAACTGTCCAGAAAGTGAGAGACAGGAAGCCAGGGGAATTAAACCTTGCCTGGTCTTGAGACAACACTGCAAGTAGTAATGACAAGGGACCAATCCAGACCGTAATATGGGATTTCCCTGGGGAACAGCAGGTAATTTGAGGAGGAAGCAAAAAAGGAGAACAACTAGATGGAAATAGGGGAAAACTGGGGCCCGTGGTGGTAGTGTCCATGGGGATGGGGTGAGCCGTCAGAAGACCCACAGATGGgcagaagcaggacagagcaagGCAGAGCTGCGTGCTTTGTGGAACGACCCAAGGCTGGTGCCTGCCCATGGCCGCTCCCTGGAACCttaggccctcgtggggacctttgccccaccccacccagccttGACAGCCTGTCTCTGCCAGGACAAGTTTGTGGTCTGCTCTGAGCTACCGGACCCTGCCAGGAGCTCCAGGCCCTGTTGCGTCCCATCCCTTTGGAGTAGCATCTTCAGACCAGGTAGGTCTGAGGCCCTGAGCCTCAACTCCCCGGATTTTGGAAGCGGGCAAAGGGACAGCTGAAAGAGATGTTGCCGCACGTCCTATCTGCTGATAGGCGCCACGATGCATTTCTCCCAGCCTAGGAAGCACTGAACTCCAGTGGGCAAGGGAGCCATGGAGGAGAGAGCTGCTCGGCGGGAGCAGGAGAGCTCCAGTCTTCGTCTGGAAAAGCTACAGCACTGGGCACGGCACAGGCAAAATGGGCACCTCTTGGCGCTGGCGGTGAGGCCAGGCTGCCCCGCCTCAGGCTTTAGAATGTCCAACTGTAGCCCCAATTCAGTTGTATCCATGTTTAGGGAGCACCCACCGCATGCCTGAAGCTGTGCTAGTGTCTGAGTGGGAGGAGGGTGGAGAAAACGTAGAATAATGAAGCAAGACCCTTAGTCTCCAATTAGATCCCATCATGTGGGGAAAACACATAGTTAAGTAACTAGGACACGACGCACAAACACTAAAGAATACCCCATTCCTTCACTTGCCCTTGGTTGACTGCGTTCCGCCCACCTGCATTCCTCCCGCTTGCGGATCCCTGGATGCCCTTCACATGTGTGGCCTCCAGGTGAGCCAGCTGTGGCTGGCAGTGGCTGTGGTGCCACTTGCTGTCTCCGTGGCCTGCCTGAACTCTGCTTGTCACATGGCCACCGCACTGCCGCTCGGGCCTGGGGCACTGGTAAGAGCCATGGCAAGGGAGGGTGGAAGGAGGGTCCTGGAGGCCCCTCCTCCCTGAAGCCAGAGCTCAACACTTGCCTTCCCCACCATTCAGGGTCTCCTCACTGGGATTGCTACCCTTGAGCTGCGCCGAGCACCTCGCCTCTGGAAGGTGAGAGGGCACAGGATGCGGCACTGTTCTCccaacacaccacacacacacacacacacacatacacacacacgcacaccactCAGGCCGGGAAGTGACTGAATGTTAACAAACCCTGAGCTCTCTGCCCCTGACCCGCCTAACAGACTGAGGAGGTAACGCAAGAAAGTTAGAGGCCCGATGGCCCCGTTTAGAGATGGAAGAAGAGGAGTCGAGTTTTGTGTTGGGGCTCAGCTGCAGGTGGGGCTTGGGGCTCCCAGGAGTCTCCTAGGCCGGGCAGGGCTGAGCTGGCTCACTGGCAGGTGCAGACCATGATGATACTCAACATCTTCAGTCTGATCTTGGGCTTCATCGTGGTGGTGGTCGAGGTGATGAAGACAGCCTTGGGGCCTGCCCCAGCTGCCCTGTCCCAGGTACAGGTGAGTGAAGgagaaggtgggaggaggaggtgaaGAGGGAATGGGGCAGGGGCAAACAGGTGCTGGCTTCCCTGTAGTATCCTCAACCTGTCTACCTGCAGCTGGCGGGCTTGCTGGTGCTGGAGCTCAGTACTGAGGCCTTCACCCTAGGGGGAGTGCTGGTCTCCGCATACTCGCTCTTCCTGCTGAATCAGAGGAAGCCAGGATGCTGCAGGAGCCAGAGTCTGCACTACCGGGAGCTGCAGGAGGTACTGAGGGCAGGGAGGAAAGTACAGAGCAGTTAGCTagcaaatgattattttatttattttttactggctATCATGGTCAGTGGCGCTGAAGGAAGAATAATGGGGCTAGTGGGGGGTAGAAAGGGGGAAGGGGTCACAGCCTGCAACGGATTGGTTTTCTGGCTTTAGGCGTTTCCTCCGTAGTGGTGGGGAAGAGGGAACTGGGTATCTAAATGGGTGGGACTAGAAAGGCGGGAGACCATTAGGGAGCTGCCTAAGTATTGGAAGGACTGTGggaacaaggaaaaagaaatggaagaaaaagaggaagttgTTTCTCTGGGATCCCTCCTTTCTCACCCCTACAGTTTGCTCCCCTCCCAACCGTCTGGTTTGTAGGATCTCCCTGAGTTGGAGGAAGTTGCCGGTCCGGAGGACGGTCCCATGGTGGCTGGCACAACAAACGCAACAAGCGGGTGAGCTGGCCGGGAGGCCGGCGGTCGGGCTCGGCTGCCCCGCGGGAGCCCAGCGTCCTCCGACCTTCCTGCCCCGACTGCACACCGACTGCACTCCGCGGGGCCGGCTGGGGTCCCCTGGACCCGCCTGAAGTCCAGGCAGAGCCTTCAGGTTCCGTGCGCCTAGGCCCCGCTCTTGCCGTCCCCGCCAGGGATGCCGCACCCGGGGCAGGGTCTCCGCAGGGTGTCCTCCGGCGTCTCCCCACTGCCCCGAAAGGCTCCCCGCCTGCAGGGCGTCCTTCACACAGGCTGCACCCCTGTGCCCCCTTCCacccctgcccgccccgcccATCGCCTCCCCTCGCAGCGTCGCGCCCgcctcatccccccccccccccttctgtcCGCCTCTCGCTATCCCACCCACCGCAAGCCCGGGGAAATCGAGTCCCTGGGTGCTTTAGTTTGCCCCCTTCGATCCGGTTCCTCGCTCCTCTCGCGAAGACTACAAGTCCCAGGATGCCCCTCGCCGCCCCGGGGCCTGCCGGGAAATAAAGAGCCTCCCCTCCGGGAAGGGGGCGCTATGTGTCCGCGGCGCGACGCGAGGCGCTCCGGTCGGGGTCTAGCCGAGTCTCCGCGGACGCGACCACTGGCCCCGCGTGCGGGGGAAGCCCGGCGGGGTGTCGTGCGCGGGGGCGCCGCCGCCCTCCCTCCGGCCGCCTGGGGCCCGCGGGCTGGGGACGGGCCCTCCGCGGAGCCGGGTTCCCCCCGCGCACGGAGCCCGGATGCGACGTCCTGAGACTCGGAGCGCGCGCGAGAAAGGGCTCGGGGCTGATGAGTCAGGAGCCCGGGGCCCGCCCTCCCTGCGTCCCTCCCTCCGCGGCgcccgcgggccgggcgggcACGGGCGCCCCGAGCTGCGGCTTCCCCGCCTCTCGCgagcccgcgccgccgccgcccttcCTCTCCGCGGCGGGAGGTGCACTGCGCAGGCGCGGCCTCGCGCGGCCCCGCGACCTTTGACCCCGGCCGCCGTCGGGTCCGGAAGCGCAGCCCCCGCAGCGTGGAACCTTTGCACGTGTGCAAAGCCGGCGCTCGACGGGGGCCGCGGCTGGAGCCCTGAGAGAACTCACCCCGGAGGCGAGCGCCCCGCACGCATTATCGTCCCCACGTGAGGAGGCTGCCGTCCCCAGAGCGCGGCGCCCGCAGCGCTGAGGCGAGAGCGCGGCCTGGCTGCCCGGCCCCGGCATTGTGTGGGGCGCCCGCAGCGGCGCGGCCGGGACACCTGGGAGAGGGCCCGCGCCCCGTGACAAGGTCGCGCGAGCACCAGTGGGTGGAGACAGCCCGGGATTAGGCTCTTGAGTGGAGAGAGCCGGAAGCGggccacccccttccctcctcccggGCCGGGCGCCGCGGAGCCCCCGTGCGCAGGGCACGGGAGTCGGAAGACGGTGGCGGAGGAGGAACGGGGTGATGAGCCCCCCCGGCGGCCTGTCTCGCAGACACGCGCGGTAGCTCATGGCGGGCTCCTCAGAGGCCCGGGCTGCGTCCTAGCGCTGGCAGCAGGTCAGTGCCCCGCAGAGGACTCGGTCGGTCACGTTAGTCCAGGCCGTGCTTTTGTAGCAGGCCCCAaaccttttttagtttttttgttttgtttttttttcccctaagcaaGCTCTGTGGCCAGCGTGGGGCTCGAACACACACGTCGGGGATTCCAAGTCGCACGCCGGGGCCCCCGACAACGCCCACGTCACGCGTCCCACTGCGCGTCCGCAGGAGCCCGGCCGGGCGCTCTGCTACCTGAGGCGCCTGCGGCCTGGAGCCCCACCCACGCGCGTGCGTGAGGTGAGCCTGCGTGGTTCCCGCGCTCGAACACTTCTGCCTCCTCAGGACGCCCCCGGTTGTCGGCCAGGGCGCGACCTCCAGCCACACCCAACCGCGAGGCAGCCGGTTCAAATGCCTGGGAGAAGGGGAGCAaaatcatttccttaaaaaaaaaaaaaaatgttaatcgTTCCTGGTGATTCTTGAACAGCTCAGCCCTTGGACCTCTCCTCTGCTCCCGCCCATACCTACCTCTTCGGTTCTGTTCCCTAAACGACAAAATGGAATTCCCACTAGAAACGTTgccatgaaataataataataagactgGGAGTTAGGAAATTTGAGATTCTGGTTTTGTTGTGTGGGTTTGCGCAAATCGACCTCTCTGAAGTGCTCCTCGCGTGCTTGGAGATTATAATCCTAGTATTTATCCTCTACCTTCCCGGAGCATCAGGGCTAACATAGAATCACACACGGGAAAATGGTTCCAAAGGATAAGGCAACTTCGGAGGTTGAAAATAAATTGCCGATAGGGATGAGGAGTAGTGAAAATGAGTGAGACAGATTGCGGATGATGTAACAGGAATTGGTGGGAACTGTGGCGAACTAGAGCGCACACAGTCTGCTTCAAGATTTTACCCCCCCCCTCGGCTCCACCCAGTTACTGCCACGTGGGCCTGTGGGCCTGTGGGCCTGGTGTTGGCATAGTTCCAGTTTTCCTAGAAAAGCCAGAAATTCTGACTAGTTATTTCtgtttaaaagattatattcaaaaaaaaaatgatttaccGAGAGACAAAGAGCATGAGCCCAGGGAGTGCGGGGGgatggtcagagggagagggggaagcagactcctcactgagcaggaagcccgatgcggctTGGGCCCAGGAACccgagaccatgatctgagctgaagtcagacacctaatggactgagccagccaggcaccccagaaattctgactttttaaatgtgaactcttctgattttaaaatgttgagaatGAATTTTTCTTAAACTGAGGGCCAGGGTCAGCCTGTTGTCCTTCAATTGTAGGCTCTTCCTTATTTAAGCTGATGATAGGAATTCTTATGTTTTGGGTGTACAATGCTTTTTGGAGGCCTCTCCCGAAATTCAAGTCTTGGAGAGGTTTAATGTTAccttcttaacctttttttttatttttactttttttttaaagatattatttatttattcatgagatacacagagagagagaaagaggcagagacacagagaagcaggctgcatgcaggaagcctgaagtgggacctgatcccaggactccaggatcacgccctgggctgaaggcaggtgctaaaccactgagccacccagggatccccttaacctttttttaaatcagtatctGTCTATGGCATTGATCCTCAGGGAGAGGGCATTTTGCCCACTAGGGGTTacttggcaatgtctagagataCTTCCGGTTGTAAGGAGTGGGTGTTGGGAGTGAGGGGTGGTGGGGCTAGGGTTTATAATGCAAGGAGCATTAGGTGATTCAACAAGTCAGAAGACCAGAGATTTAAGGCCCAGCGCTTGCTACCAGTGCCCACACCCTGGGCACCGTCCTCTCCCAGCCGAGAGACGTTATCTGAGGTCCTGTGATCCCCATTGTCCCCCCACCTACTGCCTCTGCCCGAAGTCCCTGGTAGCTCCAGGGAAGCCTTCTGCCCTGGGCAGTGCTTCCCAGCCAGCACCCTGCTGACCCTTCATCAGCTCGGCAGCCTCGGTGGAAGTCACTCCCGTTTCACTTGAATTACCACCCTATCAGAATGCCACAGAAAGAAGCGGCTGGGACAAGGTTCCTGCGGCCTCGGCTTTCCAAGGCCTCCACCCCTGCCCGTGCCTTGCCTGGAGAAATACCCGATTCAGGTGTGACTTCACATGCAGCTGGGTTCGCTGGTGGCTGGGAAATCGCCTTGGTGGTGAATTTTGCCCTCCTTTCTTTGCAGCGCAGGCCTTTATTCTGGCCTTGGATACGAGCTTACAGACCCCGGCCAGGGGTCTCCCATGAAAGACCTGCTCTTGcacagggctgggggcgggcctgggctGTGTCCTCTGCTGCCACCTCGtggcccccgggctgcccaggtcgCGGTCTCGCCCAGGCGTCCCCACAGGGTCCCCGCGAACAGTCTTCGTGGCCTGGGCCCTCCGCGAGGCCTCCCCTGCAGGGGGTCCCCCAGGGCGTCACCCTGGGACCCTGGCGAGCCTGCAGCTGCTGGGCAGAGGCCCTGGAGGCAGTGACCCCGGCTGCCGGCGGTATCAGAGCTCACCTTGCCCGCCTGGCCTGGGTgtcccctggggctggggcacCCTACTCTTGGGGAAAAGAGGCTACCTCGGTGGccttctggatttctttttctcaccagGCCCATCTTGTGTTGCTCTGAGTCCACGGCCTTCACCTTGGCTTGCCCAGCCCATGCTTCCTcaacatggtatttgtcttttggttttgtttcttggtaaggattttattcatttatttgagagaaagagagcccaaACGtcgggtaggggcagagggagaggcagactccgcgctgagcagggagcccgaccctgggctccatcccaggcccccgagatcatgacctgagcccaggtcAGATGCTTAAGggcttgagccactcaggcgccctcaAGTTCAGGATTCGATTGATGGCTTGAGCAGGACTGTAGCAGTGTGGTCGCAGGGAGGCAATGTTTCCTATAAACATGACAGGGTCTGCGCACTGTACTGATCAGAGGTCCCTCCCCAGGGTCCAGGGACTCTGGACTACTGGTGACCGAGTAGTGACTCCacaagagggaaaagcagaaagcATTTTTAGTTGGtgctaattttttattcattataataCTGTGTTAAAACCTTCCagttgggacacctaggtggctcagtggttggacatcacttttttaaagagattttatttattttttcatgagagacatagagggacagagacacaggcagagggagaggcacactccatgcagggagcccgatgcgggacttgatccggggtctccaggatcataccttgggccggaggcagatgcgcaacccctgagccacccgggcatcccataaactctttaaaaaaaaaaaaaaaaacaccttccgGTTGCCAAAGCAAATTTGTAAAACTGTCCCTCGGTTGTTGTCTCCTCCCATATACTTTCCATATGCTCACCTTCTATAAAAAGCCCTCATTATACCACAACCCCATTAATAGGGGTAAATGTGTAAAAATTCGGGGTGGAGGGCTTCtgtgggggctcctggggtgggggcctcTTTCAGCAggagtcatgatctccaggtcctgggatcaagcccaagtggggctccctgctcagcagagagtcggcttctctccccctccccttgctcatgctctcccttcctctctcaaataaataaataaaatcttttttaaaaatttcaagggGAAGAATCTCCTTGCATAATTTCCTAGGGCCTCAGGCTGCAGATAGCGTCCTACTGAGCCTGTGTGTAGTGCTTCTCTTTAAAAGTGAGATGCTACTTACTTAATGGGAgttgtcttctgtttcttttgtttttccttctttgtatatattttttccaccttatttatattttagattaatTCTACTTATCatctgaatctttatttttatcagaaaCTTTTCCTATGTTCTGTCCAAAGTAATGAGTTGTCTTTGTTGATTATTGGGTGTTTTTCCTTGCCTTTATaaagttttcttgttttatttatttttttaaaagactttacttatttattcctgagagacacacagagagaggcacagacacaggcagagggagaagcaggctccacgcagggagcccagtgtgggactcaatcccggatcttccaggatcatgccctgggccgaaggcagtgctaaaccgctgagccacccaggctgcccagttttcttgttttaaatgttttccccCAAATCCAAGTCCCCAAgataatttaatttgttttgcttctctatAATTATTTGTACCCTTTATGTATGAAGAAAATGCTAGAGACTCACACTTAAGCTTTAGATAAAGCTAGAGGACTCAAAGTCATGGCCTAGGAGAAACAGGATTGATGTCTTTATAAATCTcaaagatagggcagccccggtggtgcagcggtttagcaccgcctgcagcccagggcgtgatcctggagaccctggatcgagtcccacatcaggctctctatatgatgcctgcttctccctctgcctgtgtctctgcctgtgtctctgcctgtttctctgtctctatgaataaataaaatctttaaaatatatataaatctcaaAGATAATTATGATGAAGCTGAGAAGCAAAGCTGGG
This window harbors:
- the TMEM253 gene encoding transmembrane protein 253, with protein sequence MEERAARREQESSSLRLEKLQHWARHRQNGHLLALAVSQLWLAVAVVPLAVSVACLNSACHMATALPLGPGALGLLTGIATLELRRAPRLWKVQTMMILNIFSLILGFIVVVVEVMKTALGPAPAALSQVQLAGLLVLELSTEAFTLGGVLVSAYSLFLLNQRKPGCCRSQSLHYRELQEDLPELEEVAGPEDGPMVAGTTNATSGKLCGQRGARTHTSGIPSRTPGPPTTPTSRVPLRVRRSPAGRSAT